A DNA window from Thermosynechococcaceae cyanobacterium Okahandja contains the following coding sequences:
- a CDS encoding cell division protein SepF, whose product MSELTAFGHSLSSGYEVVIIKPQSLSDTTLIVQALRADKAVILNLEELDITEAQRISDFAAGSTYAINGHQSRLGDGVFLFTPSIINIQEAPAGSASTPLA is encoded by the coding sequence ATGAGTGAACTGACTGCCTTTGGCCATTCCCTAAGCAGCGGTTATGAGGTGGTAATCATTAAGCCGCAGTCCCTGAGTGATACGACCTTGATTGTGCAGGCTCTGCGGGCAGATAAAGCAGTCATCCTCAATCTTGAAGAACTCGATATTACCGAAGCACAGCGGATTTCTGATTTTGCAGCGGGTAGCACGTATGCTATTAACGGCCATCAGTCCCGCTTGGGGGATGGTGTGTTTCTATTTACGCCAAGCATTATTAATATTCAAGAAGCGCCGGCGGGATCAGCCTCGACTCCCCTTGCCTAG